The nucleotide sequence TACGAGGCGCTGATGGCCGGCACCGCGGCCATCGACGACGCGCCGCACACCGGCGACGAGCTCGCGGCCGTGATGTACACCGGCGGCACCACCGGCCGGCCCAAGGGCGTGATGCTGAGCCATGGCAGCCTCTGCATCGATGCGCTGGCCACCGTCGCGGCCCTGCCGCGCGATGGGCACGAGGCGGTCTCGATCGTCGCCGCGCCGATGTTCCACGTCGCCGGCTGCGGCATCGCGATCCAGAACCTGCTGCGGCTGGTGCCCATGCACGTGGTGCCGATGTTCGACGAGCTGGCGGTGCTCGACACCCTGCAGCAGGCGCGCGTCACCGAGATGTTCCTGGTGCCGACCATGATCAAGCGCGTGATCGAGCATCCGCGCTTCGGCGAGTTCGACCTGTCGCGGCTGAAGCTGCTGTTCTACGGCGCCGCGCCCATCGACGCCGCGCTGCTCGACCAGGCCATGCGCGCGCTGCCGGCCACCGCCTTCGCGCAGGTCTACGGCATGACCGAGCTGTCGCCCGTGGTCACGGCGCTGCCGCCGCGCTGCCATCTGCCGGGCCCCGACCGCGAGCGCCTGTTGCGTTCGGCCGGCACGCCGATCGCCATCGCCGAGGTGCGCATCGTCGACGGCGAGGACCGCGAGCTGCCCGCGGGCCAGGTCGGCGAGATCGTCGCGCGCGGGCCGATGGTGATGCAGGGCTACTGGAACAAGCCGGCCGAGACCAAGGCCGCGCTGCGCGGCGGCTGGATGCACACCGGCGACGGCGGCTACATGGATACGCAGGGCTTCGTCTTCGTGGTCGACCGCATGAAGGACATGATCGTGAGCGGCGGCGAGAACGTCTACTCGGCCGAGGTCGAGAATGCCATCGCGCAGCTGCCGCAGGTGCTGATGTCGGCCGTGATCGGGGTGCCCGACGATAAGTGGGGCGAACGCGTGCATGCCGTGATCGTGCGGCGCGAGGGCATGGCGCTCGAGGCCGAGGCCGTGATCGCACACTGCCGCGCGCAGATCGCGAGCTACAAGTGCCCGCGCAGCGTGGAGTTCCGCGATGCGCTGCCGCTGTCGGCCGCGGGCAAGCTGCAGAAATTCCAGCTGCGCGATCCGTACTGGGCCGGCAAGCAGCGCCGCGTGGGTTGAAGCCACGCACAGAACATCAACGAAGAGACGAACGAGGACACGCCGAACATGACGATCGATTTCCGCCGCTCCTGGAGCGATGAGGACCTGGAGCGCTACCGCGACACCGTGGTGCGCTTCATCGAGACCGAGATGGTTCCGAACGACGAGGAGGCGCGCAAGCGCGGCCACGTCGGCCACGAGATCTGGCGCAAGGCCGGCGCGCTCGGCCTGCTGTGCGCCGACATCCCGGACGAGTACGGCGGCGCCGGCGGCGACTTCCGCCACGAGGCCGTGTTCTACGAGGAGGCCGCGCGCCGCGGCCTCAGCGGCATGGCGACCTCGGTGCACAGCATCGTTGCGCACTACTTCCTCAACCACGGCACCGAGGCGCAGAAGCAGCACTACCTGCCGCGCATGGCGCGCGGCGAACTGGTCGGCGCGGTGGCCATGACCGAGCCCGGCGCCGGCTCCGACCTGCAGGGCGTGCGCACGCGCGCCGAGAAGAAGGACGGCGGCTACGTCATCAACGGTTCCAAGACCTTCATCACCAATGGCTTCCTCGCCGGCGTGGTGCTGGTGGTCGCCAAGACCGATCCCGCGCAGGCCGCCAAGGGCACCTCGATCCTGATCGTCGAGACCGAGGGCTGCGAGGGTTTCCGCGTCGGCCGCGTGCTCGACAAGATCGGCATGAAGGCGCAGGACACCTCCGAGCTCTTCTTCGACGACGTGCGCGTGGCGGCCGATGCCGTGCTCGGCGGCGTCGAGGGGCAGGGCTTCTTCCAGCTCATGGGCGACCTGCCCTACGAGCGCACCATCATCGGCGTCAGCGCGCTCGCCACCATGGAGGGCGCCTACCAGGCCACGCTCGACTACGTGCGCGACCGCAAGGCCTTCGGCAAGCCCATCGCCGAGTTCCAGAACACCAAGTTCAAGCTCGCCGAGATCGCGACCCAGATCAAGGTCGGTCGCGCGTTCATCGACCGCTGCGTCGAGGAGCTCGTCGCCGGCACGCTCGACACCGCCACCGCCTCCATGGCCAAGCTCTGGGGCTCGGAGGCGCAGGGCCGGGTGGTCGACGAATGCCTGCAGCTGTTCGGTGGCTATGGCTTCATGAACGAGTACGTGGTGGCGCGCATGTATGCGGATGCGCGGGTGCAGCGGATCTACGGCGGGACCAACGAGATCATGAAGGAGGTGATCTCGCGGGCGTTGTGAGCGGGCCCTAGCGGATCACTCCCAGCCGCCGCGCGATCGCCACCGCCTGCGTCCTGCTCTTCGCATCGAGCTTCATGTTGATGTTGCGCAGGTGCGTGCGCACCGTGCTGTCCGACACGAACAGCTTCTCGGCCATCGCGCCGTTCGAATAGCCCTCGGCCAGCAGCTGCAGCACGCGGATCTCCTTGCGCGTCAGCGGCTCGCAGGCCGCCAGGGCGTCGGTGCCCGCGGCCTCGGCGCTCTCCGCCTCGCCGCCATCGGGCAGCACGACCGGCCCGGCCGCCTGCAGCAGCCGCTGCACGTACTCGCCGAGGATCGGGTCGCTGCTGCCGCGCGCGGTGGCGCTGTCTTGCAGCGCGTTCGCGAAGCGCTGCACCAGCAGCGCGGCGGCCGGGCCCTCGTCGAGGATCAGGCGCATGTAGCCCTCGTGGCTCGCGGTCTGCAGCACCTCGGCGGCTTCGGCGATGGCCTCGGCGATGCTGCCCGCGCGCTGCAGCGCCAGGGCGCGCAGCAGCCGCAGCTTGAGCACGCGCCGCAGCCGCGCGGCGGCGAGGGCCGCATGCAGCTCGGCGTCGATGGTGTCGAGGGCCGCGCGCGCGTCGCCGAACGCGATCTCCCAGCGCGCGCGGGCCAGGGTCAGGTAGTCGAGGTCGTGCGCGGGCAGGCGCTGGATCTTCTCGCGCGCCCACAGGGCCGGGTCGTCGGCGCGCGCGAGTTCGTCGTGCGCGGCGGGACCGTTGCCCTGCAGCAGCAGCATGCGCGAGCGCTCGAGCTTGGCGCCGGCCACCACGCGCGGCAGCTGGCGCTGGTGGCCCAGGTACTCGAGCTCGGTCAGGGCCTGGAACGCGGCATCGATGTCGCCGGCATGGAAGGCGATGCGCGAGCGCATCGCGTGGCTCAGGATCATGTGGTCGGGCAGGCCCACGTCGCGCGCCAGCGGCAGGTAGACGTTGAGCAGGTGCTCGGCCTGCAGCAGCTGGTTCGACTCGTAGACCGAGCCCGCGTAGAGCACGCCGGCCCAGGCGTTGCCGTGGCTGTGGTTGTACGAGACCGCATGCGTCGAGTCGACCGCCATGCGAAAGCGCGCGGTGGCCTGGCGCAGCCGGCCCTCGTGCAGGTCGAACAGGCCGGCCAGCGACTCGGTGTACATGCGGTTGAAGGTGCTGCTGCCCTGCTGGCGCCGCGCGGCGTCGAGCAGGCGCTGCGCCTCGTGCTGGTCGCCGCGCACCGCGAGGATGTGCGCCATCGCGTTGAGCAGCACGCTGTCGGCGAAGGGCAGGCCGGTGGGCAGCCGCGCCAGGCTCAGGCGGCCGGCCTCGTAGGCCTCGTCGTGCCGGTCCTGCATCGCCAGCAGCAGCGGGATCAGCGTCTGCGCGCTCGCGCGCACCGCGGGCGTGGGGCTGTCGAGGCAGCCCGAGCTCTCGAGCTGCTGCATCGCCTGCCAGGGGCCGTGCGTGAAGCAGGTGGCCCACAGCGCGATCGGCTGCAGCGCGGGATGCTCGCGCAGCTGGTGCTCGGGAATGGCCGAGAACCAGCGCGCGAGCATGCGCATGCGGCCCTGCTCGAGGAAGCGGCCGGCATAGCTGTCGAGCAGGGTCAGCGCATGCGGATGGTCGCCGCCCTCGATCGCATGGTCGATCGCGGGCACCGGCCGCTGGCGCGATTCGTACCAGCCCGAGGCCGCCAGGTGCAGCCGCGCGATCTCGCCGGGCATCTCGCGCGCGAGCCGCGCGCGCAGGAAATCGGCGAACAGGCTGTGGTAGCGCCAGGCGCCGTCGCCGTCCGCGGCGCCGCTCACGGGCGTCAGGAACAGGTTCGCCGCGGCCAGTTGCTCGAGGATGGCCGCGCTGTCGGCGCGCGGGTTGAGCGCCTGGCACACCGAGGCATCGAGCTGGCGCAGGATGCTGGTGCGCAGCAGGAATTCGCGCACCTCGGCGGGCTGCTGCGCGAGCACGTCCTCGGCCAGGTAGTCGGCCACCGCGCGGTCGGAGCCCGAGAAGCGCTCGATGAAGCCGCTTGCGCTGCCATGGCGCTCGAGCGCCATCGAGGCCAGCCAGAGCGCGGCGATCCAGCCCTCGGTCTTGCGGTGCAGCTGCGCGAGCAGTTCGTGCGGCAGCGCCGGTGCCGCGGCGTCGCCGGCGTGCGGGCGCAGGCCGAAGAAGGCGCCGGTCTCCTCGAGGCTGAAGCGCAGCCGGTCGGTGTCGATCTCCTCGAGCTGGCCGCGCGCGCGCAGCCGGCCCACGCCGAGGTCGGGCAGGCCGCGCGAGCCGATCACCAGCTTGCCGCCGCGCGGCAGGTG is from Variovorax paradoxus and encodes:
- a CDS encoding long-chain-fatty-acid--CoA ligase, giving the protein MYLTQSLHKGRREKGEATAIVSGAHRLGFGEFVDRVARLGAALRQLGMGRGDRVGMMSLNSHRFVEYFFGTWWGGGVVNPVNIRWNPKEVAYSLDDCDTRILLVDDLFAPLVGELRRLSTSLRTVVYCGEREVPEGMVGYEALMAGTAAIDDAPHTGDELAAVMYTGGTTGRPKGVMLSHGSLCIDALATVAALPRDGHEAVSIVAAPMFHVAGCGIAIQNLLRLVPMHVVPMFDELAVLDTLQQARVTEMFLVPTMIKRVIEHPRFGEFDLSRLKLLFYGAAPIDAALLDQAMRALPATAFAQVYGMTELSPVVTALPPRCHLPGPDRERLLRSAGTPIAIAEVRIVDGEDRELPAGQVGEIVARGPMVMQGYWNKPAETKAALRGGWMHTGDGGYMDTQGFVFVVDRMKDMIVSGGENVYSAEVENAIAQLPQVLMSAVIGVPDDKWGERVHAVIVRREGMALEAEAVIAHCRAQIASYKCPRSVEFRDALPLSAAGKLQKFQLRDPYWAGKQRRVG
- a CDS encoding acyl-CoA dehydrogenase family protein, whose amino-acid sequence is MTIDFRRSWSDEDLERYRDTVVRFIETEMVPNDEEARKRGHVGHEIWRKAGALGLLCADIPDEYGGAGGDFRHEAVFYEEAARRGLSGMATSVHSIVAHYFLNHGTEAQKQHYLPRMARGELVGAVAMTEPGAGSDLQGVRTRAEKKDGGYVINGSKTFITNGFLAGVVLVVAKTDPAQAAKGTSILIVETEGCEGFRVGRVLDKIGMKAQDTSELFFDDVRVAADAVLGGVEGQGFFQLMGDLPYERTIIGVSALATMEGAYQATLDYVRDRKAFGKPIAEFQNTKFKLAEIATQIKVGRAFIDRCVEELVAGTLDTATASMAKLWGSEAQGRVVDECLQLFGGYGFMNEYVVARMYADARVQRIYGGTNEIMKEVISRAL
- a CDS encoding helix-turn-helix transcriptional regulator; protein product: MSSAPSARILETKLSPPAFAATQVLRDAISERIAASAVKLVLVRAPAGFGKTTAMAQSRERIEARGTATAWITLDRADNDVSRFLAGLGEAVQRLGVEEPRAHTPFDAVAALAAHDAPFVLFLDDFEVVQEPAVIGLVREIVEHLPRGGKLVIGSRGLPDLGVGRLRARGQLEEIDTDRLRFSLEETGAFFGLRPHAGDAAAPALPHELLAQLHRKTEGWIAALWLASMALERHGSASGFIERFSGSDRAVADYLAEDVLAQQPAEVREFLLRTSILRQLDASVCQALNPRADSAAILEQLAAANLFLTPVSGAADGDGAWRYHSLFADFLRARLAREMPGEIARLHLAASGWYESRQRPVPAIDHAIEGGDHPHALTLLDSYAGRFLEQGRMRMLARWFSAIPEHQLREHPALQPIALWATCFTHGPWQAMQQLESSGCLDSPTPAVRASAQTLIPLLLAMQDRHDEAYEAGRLSLARLPTGLPFADSVLLNAMAHILAVRGDQHEAQRLLDAARRQQGSSTFNRMYTESLAGLFDLHEGRLRQATARFRMAVDSTHAVSYNHSHGNAWAGVLYAGSVYESNQLLQAEHLLNVYLPLARDVGLPDHMILSHAMRSRIAFHAGDIDAAFQALTELEYLGHQRQLPRVVAGAKLERSRMLLLQGNGPAAHDELARADDPALWAREKIQRLPAHDLDYLTLARARWEIAFGDARAALDTIDAELHAALAAARLRRVLKLRLLRALALQRAGSIAEAIAEAAEVLQTASHEGYMRLILDEGPAAALLVQRFANALQDSATARGSSDPILGEYVQRLLQAAGPVVLPDGGEAESAEAAGTDALAACEPLTRKEIRVLQLLAEGYSNGAMAEKLFVSDSTVRTHLRNINMKLDAKSRTQAVAIARRLGVIR